The following are encoded together in the Vanrija pseudolonga chromosome 7, complete sequence genome:
- the BGL1B_2 gene encoding Beta-glucosidase 1B, whose translation MTIDLVPAFNEEFTTGTLPKDFQYGFATAAWQIEGGWDQDGRGPCVWDDLAAKPGYIANGDNGHVAANSYNLWREDVRVLKELGAKVYRFSVSWSRVIPKGGRADEVNEAGIAYYSNLVDALLEAGIEPCVTIFHWDLPSALEARYGGWSNREIVADFEAYSRLLFSRLGDRVKHWITINEPFIVLRNMSRGVKPDYDWEIDTWRIPGHMILAHAAAVKAYRDDFTHQGGDIGICLNCDWFEPLGDSAEAQLAPQARRDTYLGLYADPIYLGRFPQRCIDTAGDRLPQFTDDEWAMVKGSSDVFYLNSYSTHWFTGEKLTDETKEMYGGYVSTQLDSEGKLIGEAGQPGFLKIVPWGFRNIITYIHNRYLKPTSTPLVISENGFSIAKEATLGLPRVLDDTKRIDYFRAYIGELVKAVNEDGVDVRGYYAWSLLDNIEWMSGFECLFGSVFVDRENGHARHIKKSGYWLKEYFEAATSK comes from the exons atgaCTATCGACCTGGTCCCGGCATTCAACGAGGAATTTACGACGGGCACGCTCCCGAAAGACTTCCAGTACGGCTTTGCGACTG cgGCATGGCAGATCGAGGGCGGATGGGACCAAGACGGCCGCGGCCCCTGTGTGTGGGACGACCTGGCCGCCAAGCCGGGATACATCGCCAACGGGGATAACGGACACGTCGCGGCTAACTCGTACAACCTGTGGAGGGAGGACGTGCGGGTGTTGAAAGAGCTCGGCGCGAAGGTTTACCGCTTCAGCGTGTCATGGAGTCGCGTCATCCCCAAGG GCGGACGCGCAGACGAGGTCAACGAAGCCGGCATTGCATACTACTccaacctcgtcgacgcgctcctcgaggccggcatCGAGCCATGCGTCACCATCTTCCACTGGGACCTGCCCTCGGCCCTGGAAGCGCGCTACGGTGGCTGGTCGAACCGCGAGATCGTCGCCGACTTTGAGGCGTACTCGCGCCTGCTGTTCTCCCGCTTGGGTGATCGCGTCAAGCACTGGATCACGATCAACGAGCCGTTCATCGTGCTGCGCAACATGAGCCGCGGCGTCAAGCCCGACTACGACTGGGAGATTGATACCTGGCGCATTCCGGGACACATGATCCTTGCGCACGCGGCGGCTGTCAAGGCGTACCGCGACGACTTTACCCACCAGGGCGGTGACATCGGCATCTGCCTCAACTGCGACTGGTTTgagccgctcggcgacagcgcgGAAGCCCAGCTCGCACCGCAGGCAAGGAGAGACACCTACCTTGGCCTGTATGCCGACCCGATCTACCTTGGCCGCTTCCCACAAAGGTGTATCGACACGGCAGGCGACCGGCTGCCCCAgttcaccgacgacgagtgggccATGGTCAAGGGCTCATCGGATGT CTTCTACCTCAACTCATACTCGACCCACTGGTTCACGGGCGAGAAGCTCACCGACGAAACGAAGGAGATGTACGGCGGCTACGTTTCGACGCAGCTGGACTCGGAGGGCAAGCTGATCGGAGAGGCGGGCCAGCCGGGCTTCCTCAAGATAG TTCCATGGGGGTTCCGCAACATCATAACCTACATCCACAACCGCTACTTGAAGCCAACGTCCACGCCCCTCGTGATCTCAGAGAACGGCTTCAGTatcgccaaggaggccaCCCTCGGCCTGCCCCGGGTGCTGGACGACACCAAGCGCATCGACTACTTCCGCGCGTAcatcggcgagctggtcaagGCGGtcaacgaggacggcgtcgacgtgcgcggATACTATGCCTGGAGTCTGCTCGACAACATCGAGTGGATGAGCGGCTTCGAGTGCCTCTTTGGCTCGGTGTTTGTCGACCGCGAGAATGGGCACGCTAGGCATATCAAGAAGTCGGGATACTGGCTCAAGGAGTACTTTGAGGCAGCTACAAGCAAGTAG
- the SPCC1739.06c gene encoding putative uroporphyrinogen-III C-methyltransferase: protein MTTAAAAYKTPSWVHSWLLLSSLIVLSDFVYCVLRCSLAGGDPAGLWAHYKWAILDVAEFVLNYIALGDNAVAPLFGFASAVMTASKPGYYFIQGLSGWTDSTSTFWAVWAASNAASIFVPTIVALVLGTGIARTLIAHAPPPKEPVSEKPTAPRGDDKLTTFPTPIGGAPLPLTFHVKGRPVLVFGSNKLAASRVFTLLEADAQVIVASDAPFAELPAEIQFRVNTGEVRYQRFAPRDAHDWKGFLKANKVTLLAVTDTLIGSAHTAVDAAAAYTAATELFIPINVSDRPALSTYTFPSVHRFAGVDGPSHLQVAVSTNGQGCRLGGRIRREIVSRLPLNVGAAVDNIGRLRARAKMWQAAAAVSEDDINTPLNAPVAQGAAAKGEEQFRRMRWVQQMSEYYSYDQLAALGAADMDATLEGEAPQVTLPHHDGQKGKILLVGSGPGHPGLLTVAARHALENATLILSDKLVPAEIINLIPSSTKLIIAKKFPGNAEGAQSELMDLALQGARAGETVVRLKQGDPFVYGRGGEEVLFFREHGYEAVVVPGVSSALAGPLMHGIPVTQRGVADSLVMCTGVGRAGSSVELPGYVKSRTLCILMGVARIEKVVSVLTGAGQGRDGAAYPGHLPVAIVERASSPDQRVILSTLDGITGAIASVDQRPPGMILVGWAALALEGKGNVDVLDGVDEKALVGRWLDGKAWKTREGLPTDWSWFG from the exons AtgacaacagcagcagcagcgtacAAGACCCCCTCGTGGGTCCACTCATGGCTCCTGCTCTCGTCGTTGATCGTCCTATCGG ACTTCGTGTACTGCGTTCTCCGGTGCAGCTTGGCTGGGGGTGATCCGGCAGGGCTCTGGGCGCACTACAAATGGG ccatcctcgacgtcgccgagttTGTCCTCAACTACATCGCTCTCGGCGacaacgccgtcgcccctCTCTTCGGCTTTGCAAGCGCCGTCATGACGGCGTCCAAGCCAGGCTACTACTTCATCCAGG GGTTGTCCGGCTGGACCGACAGCACGTCCACTTTCTGGGCCGTGTGGGCTGCCAGCAACGCCGCGTCCATCTTCGTCCCCACgatcgtcgcgctcgtgcttgGTACTGGCATCGCGCGCACACTCATCGCGCATGCCCCGCCACCCAAGGAGCCCGTCTCGGAGAAGCCCACCGccccgcgcggcgacgacaagctcaccaCCTTCCCGACTCCCATCGGCGGCGCTCCCCTCCCGCTCACCTTCCACGTCAAGGGCCGCCCCGTGCTCGTGTTCGGCAGCAAcaagctcgccgcgtcgcgcgtcttcaccctcctcgaggccgacgcgcaggTCATCGTCGCGTCGGACGCGCCGTTCGCAGAGCTGCCCGCCGAGATCCAGTTCCGCGTCAACACCGGCGAGGTGCGGTACCAGCGcttcgcgccgcgcgacgcccaTGACTGGAAGGGCTTCCTCAAGGCGAACAAGGTCACCCTGCTGGCGGTCACCGACACGCTCATCGGCTCGGCCCacaccgccgtcgacgccgccgccgcgtacACTGCCGCTACCGAGCTCTTCATCCCCATCAACGTGTCTGACCGCCCGGCGCTCTCGACCTACACCTTCCCCAGCGTCCACCGctttgccggcgtcgacggcccgTCCCACCTCCAGGTTGCTGTCTCGACCAACGGCCAGGGCTGCCGCCTTGGTGGCCGTATCCGCCGTGAAATTGTCTCTCGCCTTCCTCTGAATGTCGGCGCAGCCGTCGACAACATTGGCAGGctgcgcgcccgcgccaagATGTGgcaggctgcggctgccgtTTCGGAGGACGACATCAACACGCCGCTCAACGCTCCCGTCGCCCagggcgccgctgccaagggcgaggagcagtTCCGCCGGATGCGCTGGGTTCAGCAGATGTCCGAGTACTACAGCTATGAccagctcgctgccctcggcgcggccgacatggacgcgacgctcgagggcgaggcgccgCAGGTCACTCTCCCGCATCACGACGGCCAGAAGGGCAAGATTCTCCTTGTTGGCTCTGGTCCCGGCCACCCAGGCCTgctcaccgtcgccgcccgtcaCGCCCTCGAGAACGCGACCCTCATCCTGTCCGACAAGCTGGTCCCGGCCGAAATCATCAACCTAATCCCGTCGAGCACCAAGCTGATCATCGCGAAGAAGTTCCCCGGAAACGCCGAGGGCGCACAGAGCGAGCTCATGGACCTTGCGCTGCAGGGCGCTCGTGCTGGCGAGACCGTGGTCCGTCTCAAGCAGGGCGACCCCTTCGTGTAcggccgcggtggcgaggaggtcctCTTCTTCCGCGAGCACGGGTACGAGGCCGTTGTTGTCCCCggcgtgagctcggcgctTGCTGGGCCTCTGATGCACGGCATCCCGGTCACGCAGCGTGGCGTTGCCGACTCGCTGGTCATGTGCACTGGTGTCGGGCGCGCTGGGTCGAGTGTCGAGTTGCCCGGCTATGTCAAGTCGCGGACGCTCTGCATCCTCatgggcgtcgcgcgcatcgaGAAGGTCGTGTCGGTactcaccggcgccggccaggggcgcgacggcgcagcaTACCCGGGCCACCTTCCCGTCGCgattgtcgagcgcgcctcgtcccccGACCAGCGCGTCATCCTCTCCACGCTGGACGGGATCACGGGCGCCATTGCGTCGGTCGACCAGCGGCCCCCGGGCATGATCCTCgttggctgggcggcgctcgcgctcgagggcaagggcaatgtcgacgtgctcgacggcgtggatGAGAAGGCGCTCGTTGGGCGCTGGCTGGACGGCAAGGCGTGGAAGACGCGCGAGGGGCTTCCGACCGACTGGTCTTGGTTTGGCTAG
- the SH3YL1 gene encoding SH3 domain-containing YSC84-like protein 1, which produces MAFQPPPRHPAALTPPSRPDSPGATDWKTRMKARSSATGHKALNKGIAVSDNLGGKINSFAERRLGTEHFWPVTGDFPQEMDKAARILRSFTVNGIMTQEKKSKKKIIRKIPSSVIANAKGLAIFTSMRSGIAPLGGAGGAGLVVARLEDGSWSAPAAISPQNLSTGFLLGVDIYDCILVIRSQEALDSFGSHKVTLGTEIAVAAGPWGAGAAVEAGKERAAVFSYINSRGMYAGVEVVGQAFFSRTDENGNMYHWPGVKAADILGGKVPVPREAYNLMDALKDAESGAAQRRIVTASTEIEDQVAEGLSNLELEEGEVLKLPPTPTQTDGHEGESDPETERITHRSWTLALPKALRHQARHSVDGVPPPPPPRRRVPPFSAGASPGATPPPVPPRSHARTRSVSPPSGPLGYTAPYETRKEHVPSPLAPTDGFVHDALPLSPHGSMTSGSAASGSLASPASNAPPPYESMSPSERREWEQHEASLGTPASIIPEGQTPLLVPESGTPALLIPPVASPGLQIPLPELTEEEKENWEKQEKERKEREEEEQLV; this is translated from the exons ATGGCGTTCCAACCCCCGCCAAGACACCCcgcggccttgacgccgccctcgcggcccgACTCGCCCGGCGCAACAGACTGGAAGACCAGAATGAAGGCGCGTTCCAGCGCAACGGGACACAAGGCCCTCAACAAGGGTATTGCGGTCAGCGATAACCTCGGAGGCAAGATCAACAGCTTTGCGGAAAGACGGCTGGGCACGGAACACTTCTGGCCCGTGACGGGCGACTTTCCGCAGGAGATGGACAAGGCGGCGCGTATTCTGAGGAGCTTTACTG TCAACGGCATCATGACGCAGGAGAAGAAGTCGAAGAAGAAAATCATCCGCAAGATCCCCTCGTCGGTCATTGCCAACGCGAAGGGCCTGGCAATCTTCACTTCGATGCGGAGCGGAatcgcgccgctcggcggtgccggtggtgccggcCTGGTGGTCGCGAGGCTCGAGGACGGGtcgtggtcggcgccggcggccatCTCGCCCCAGAACCTCAGCACAGGG ttcctcctcggcgtcgacatctATGACTgcatcctcgtcatccgcAGCCAGGAAGCCCTCGACTCGTTCGGCAGCCACAAGGTGACGCTGGGCACGGAgatcgccgtcgctgcgGGTCCTTGGGGCGCTGgtgcggccgtcgaggcgggcaaggagcgcgccgccgtgttcAGCTACATCAATTCGAGAGGCATGTAtgctggcgtcgaggtcgtgggCCAGGCGTTCTTCTCGCGCACCGACGAGAACGGCAACATGTACCACTGGCCTGGGGTGAAGGCGGCGGATATC ctcggcggcaaggtccCCGTCCCCCGCGAGGCCTACAACCTGATGGACGCCCTCAAGGACGCCGAAAGCGGCGCGGCCCAGCGCCGCATCGTCACAGCCAGCACGGAGATCGAGgaccaggtcgccgaggggtTGTCCAACCTtgagctggaggagggcgaggtgctcaagCTGCCGCCTACGCCGACGCAGACCGACGGGCACGAGGGCGAGTCCGACCCCGAGACGGAGCGCATCACGCACCGCTCGTggacgctggcgctgccCAAAGCGCTGCGACACCAGGCGCGCCACTCTGTGGACGGGGTACCTCCGCCACCCCCACCGCGGCGCAGAGTTCCCCCGTTCTCGGCTGGCGCATCACCCGGCGCGACCCCACCGCCGGTCCCACCACGCTCCCATGCGCGCACGAGATCCGTCAGCCCGCCGTCCGGACCGCTGGGCTACACCGCCCCCTACGAGACGAGGAAAGAGCACGTCCCTAGCCCGCTGGCCCCGACCGACGGCTTTgtgcacgacgcgctcccGCTCTCGCCTCACGGCTCGATGACGTCCGGCTCAgccgcgtcgggctcgctcgcgtcgccggcctccaacgcgccgccaccgtaCGAGTCCATGTCCCCGtccgagcggcgcgagtggGAGCAGCACGAGGCGAGCCTCGGCACGCCTGCGTCCATCATCCCCGAGGGCCAGACGCCCCTGCTCGTCCCGGAGAGCGGCACGCCCGCGCTCTTGATCCCGCCCGTCGCTTCGCCTGGGCTGCAGATCCCCCTGCCTGAGCTGACCGAGGAAGAGAAGGAGAACTGGGAGAagcaggagaaggagaggaaggagcgcgaggaggaggagcagctcgtTTAG
- the qutD_3 gene encoding putative quinate permease, protein MGGEARRAWTYAICAAMTMAINGYDGSTFNSVQGFKTFVDHFKKPGAKEIDPNLLGAINTGYTTGGIVSGVFVTPTLSKLAGRRICLQVGCALVIISTFVQVFAPNVQGFIGGRLLMGIGQGIAIPTGPTYMTEIAPARIRGVMMSFWQVFFTIGAFIVYWTAYGVSKNHHLGIWQWRVPLFLQIFFPALVIISMFFCPESPRWLVERGRIEEARNALILTRPQEEAEQELADIVAAVNYEKTAAHLDSRWWAPYKTIFVEPSLRRRMLLAIFINFGQQVCGNSVLAGYTSLIYKSVFANPDTIFLINALSATFSILFTLNATWLVDRIGRKPVLLIGAAGQGISLLIVACVGITHPADAEGHRTRSVGIGVAALFFLFVLFYKPSWGATVWIYSADIFSTDVRAHAISFCSQTQSTVGTIVGQFFPIFLKKTGFYCFFFFAGMNIILFAGVWFWLPETKGIPLEDMDKLFGGVSHREAGEALDNEKVEANGGTVLRYDSREAALESDKTKQEVKHIA, encoded by the exons ATGGGCGGCGAAGCTAGACGCGCATGGACGTACGCCATCTGCGCGGCCATGACCATG GCCATTAACGGGTACGACGGCAGTACCTTCAACTCGGTGCAAGGTTTCAAGACCTTTGTCGACCACTTCAAGAAGCCTGGCGCCAAGGAGATAGACCCCAACCTCCTGGGCGCCATCAACACGGGCTACACGACCGGCGGCATCGTTTCGGGCGTGTTCGTGACCCCCACTCTGTCCAAGCTGGCTGGTCGTCGTATCTGTCTCCAGGTCGGCTGTGCCCTCGTCATCATCTCGACCTTTGTTCAAGTCTTCGCTCCCAATGTCCAGGGCTTCATCGGCGGCCGCTTGCTCATGGGCATTGGACAGGGTATCGCTATCCCCACTGGCCCGACGTACATGACTGAGATTGCGCCGGCACGTATCCGCGGCGTCATGATGTCCTTCTGGCAGG TCTTCTTCACCATCGGCGCGTTCATCGTCTACTGGACGGCCTACGGCGTGAGCAAGAACCACCACCTCGGAATCTGGCAATGGCGTGTCCCGCTCTTCCTCCAGATCTTCTTCCCGGCACTTGTCATCATCTCCATGTTCTTCTGTCCCGAGTCTCCTCGCTGGCTAGTTGAACGCGGCCGTATCGAGGAAGCGCGCAACGCTCTTATTCTTACCCGCCCCCAAGAGGAAGCCGAgcaggagctcgccgacattgtcgccgccgtcaactACGAAAAGACAGCCGCCCACCTCGACTCGCGCTGGTGGGCGCCGTACAAGACCATCTTCGTCGAGCCGTCACTCCGCCGCCGTATGCTTCTCGCCATCTTCATCAACTTTGGCCAGCAGGTCTGCGGCAACTCGGTGCTTGCGGGCTACACGTCGCTTATCTACAAGTCGGTGTTTGCCAACCCGGACACCATTTTCCTCATCAACGCCCTGAGTGCCACTTTCTCGATTCTGTTCACTCTCAACGCTACCTGGCTGGTGGACCGCATCGGACGCAAGCCTGTGCTGCTAATCGGCGCTGCGGGTCAGGGCATTTCGCTGCTGATCGTCGCCTGCGTCGGcatcacccaccccgccgacgccgagggccacCGCACCCGCTCAGTCGGCATTGGAGTCGCCGCACTCTTCTTCCTCTTTGTCCTCTTCTACAAGCCTTCATGGGGAGCCACTGTGTGGATTTACAGTGCCGACATCTTTTCTACtgacgtgcgcgcgcacgctaTCAGCTTCTGTTCGCAGACGCAGTCGACGGTCGGGACAATCGTGGGCCAGTTCTTCCCCATTTTCCTCAAGAAGACGGGCTTCtactgcttcttcttcttcgccggCATGAACATCATCCTATTCGCTGGTGTCTGGTT CTGGCTCCCGGAGACCAAGGGCATCCCGCTCGAGGACATGGACAAGCTCTTTGGCGGCGTGTCCCATCGCGAGGCTGGTGAGGCGCTCGACAATGAGAAGGTCGAGGCCAATGGTGGCACGGTACTCCGTTATGATAGCCGTGAGGCGGCCCTCGAGTCGGACAAGACCAAGCAGGAGGTCAAGCACATTGCGTAG
- the ecdD_5 gene encoding Major facilitator-type transporter ecdD: MPSLAIILGVFASFGGFLFGYDTGYISGCKEMEHFLQSYGTRQPDGSYLLSSATDSLITSILSAGTFIGSLFASTIGDWIGRRMGVVIYLVVFCVGVALQTAAKGQVGVFAAGRVLAGLGVGGTSCLVPIYQAECAPKKIRGIIVSAYQFFITFGLLIAAIVVNATKSHPGASSYRIPIGIQFVWAAVLAFGMFILPESPRWLILKGRTAEAKRSLSRLLGAEEDGPDVTAQLDEIEGNLEHERESGGGTWADCFKQNETKNLQRVATGCIFQALTQLSGINFIFYYGTTFFRHSGISDPFLITIATNVVNVGMTIPGMLLTDILGRRPMVMYGAFGMAVCQLIVAAVGITVSVDNAAGQKVLVAFVCIFIAHFASCYGPLSWVVTSEIYPYNIRAKGMSLSTASNWLFNFAIGYATPYLVNTGPGNAGLQSNVFWIWGGCCVLGVIFAYFMIPETKQLSLEQVDLLYRNSTPRKSVAYRKQIINDNIVEGTTARRLSTYSIGDKGEKKAQDVKVESV, from the exons ATGCCCTCTCTCGCGATCATCCTCGGCGTGTTCGCCTCCTTCGGAGGCTTCTT ATTCGGCTATGACACGGGCTACATCTCTGGCTGCAAGGAGATGGAGCACTTCCTGCAGTCGTACGGCACGCGGCAGCCGGACGGCAGCTACCTcctgtcgtcggcgaccgacTCGCTCATCACCTCGATTTTGTCCGCAGGCACGTTCATCGGCTCGCTCTTTGCCTCGACCATCGGCGACTGGATCGGCCGCCGTATGGGCGTTGTCATctacctcgtcgtcttctgcgtcggcgttgcgctccagaccgccgccaagggccaGGTGGGCGTGttcgccgctggccgcgtGCTTGCTGGCCTCGGGGTAGGCGGCACGTCGTGCCTTGTGCCCATCTACCAGGCCGAGTGTGCGCCCAAGAAGATCCGCGGCATCATCGTGTCCGCGTACCAGTTCTTCATCACCTTTGGCCTTCTGATCGCCGCGATCGTCGTCAACGCGACCAAGAGCCACcccggcgcgagcagctACCGCATCCCGATTGGCATCCAGTTCGTCTGGGCCGCCGTGCTTGCCTTTGGCATGTTTATTCTTCCCGAGTCGCCCCGCTGGCTCATCCTCAAGGGCCGCACGGCCGAGGCGAAGCGTTCTCTCTCGCGCCTCCTaggtgccgaggaggacggacCCGACGTCACGGCGCAGCTGGACGAGATTGAGGGcaacctcgagcacgagcgcgagagtGGCGGTGGCACCTGGGCCGACTGCTTCAAGCAGAACGAGACCAAGAACCTCCAGCGTGTCGCGACCGGGTGCATCTTCCAGGCGCTCACCCAGCTCTCGGGCATCAACTTTATCTTCTACTA TGGCACCACCTTCTTCCGCCACTCGGGCATCTCCGACCCCTTCCTGATCACCATTGCAACCAAcgtcgtcaacgtcggcATGACTATCCCGGGCATGCTGCTCACCGACATTCTTGGTCGTCGCCCAATGGTCATGTACGGTGCATTCGGCATGGCCGTGTGCCAGCTCATTGTGGCGGCAGTCGGCATCACCGTCTCGGTCGACAACGCCGCTGGTCAAAAGGTCCTCGTCGCTTTCGTGTGTATCTTCATTGCGCACTTCGCCTCGTGCTACGGCCCACTCTCTTGGGTCGTTACGTCCGAAATCTACCCGTACAACATCCGCGCTAAGGGCATGTCGCTGTCCACGGCTTCAAACT GGCTCTTTAACTTTGCCATTGGCTACGCTACGCCGTACCTCGTTAACACTGGCCCTGGAAATGCCG GTCTCCAGTCCAACGTCTTCTGGATCTGGGGCGGCTGCTGTGTCCTCGGCGTGATCTTCGCCTACTTCATGATCCCCGAGACCAAGCAACTCtcgctcgagcaggtcgattTGCTCTACCGCaactcgacgccgcgcaaGTCGGTGGCATACCGGAAGCAAATTATCAACGACAACATTGTTGAGGGGACCActgctcgtcgtctgtcGACCTACTCGATCGGtgacaagggcgagaagaaggcgcaAGACGTCAAGGTTGAGAGTGTGTAG